The sequence below is a genomic window from Thalassobaculum sp. OXR-137.
CGGTCGGCGCCGACCTCTTCCGGCCGGTCGATCCTGACCTCGATCCCCAGCTCCGTCGGCCGCTCGCCGATCACCATGGGATCGATGCCGAAATGCTTCCGGCACAGGGTCTTCAGGTTGAACAGCGTCGCCGGCACCACGGTGGCGATCATCACGCTGTCGATCCCGCCGGTGTTCAGCGCGTCGAGCGCCATGAGCTGGGTCAGCCAGACGGCGTATTCGTCAGCCGTCCGGTCGGCGTTGGTCGAGGTCCGCCAGGAGCCGACCGGCTCCTCGCGCCCGTCTTCGTAGACGGCGAACACCGTGTTGGTGTTCCCGCAGTCGATCACCAGCAGCATCTAACTATCCCGGCCATGACGGAATACCGGGCGGATCCCTGGTTCGCCGTCCACCCGGCCCCTCTCTGCCTGACGGCGATCAGGCGCCGATCAGGCTGGCGGCGGCGGCCGCCGCCGTATCGTAGATCGGCGACAGGCCGAGGAAGAACAGGACCGTGACGATCGCCGAGCCGTACAGGATCAGCCGCAGGTCGCCGGCCACCGCGCCGTCCAGCGGCTGCTGAGCCTCGTCGAAATACATGATCTTCACGATCCGCAGATAGTAGAACGCACCGATCACGCTCGCCAGCACGCCGACCACGGCGAGGCCGTAGAGGCCGGCATTCACCGCGGCCATGAACACGTACCACTTGCCGAAGAAGCCGGCGAGCGGCGGGATGCCGGCCATGGAGAACATGAAGATCAGCAGCGCCAGCGCCATCATCGGATGGGTGCGCGACAGGCCGGCGAGATCCGACAGGTTCTCCACCAGACGGCCGTCGCGGCGCATGCCGAGGATCACGGCGAAGGTGCCGATATTCATGAAGATGTAGGTCGCCATGTAGATCATGACGCCCGTCACCCCGGCCTCGGTGCCGGCGGCGAGACCGACCAGGGCATAGCCCATATGGCCGATCGAGCTGTAGGCCATCAGGCGCTTGATGTTGGTCTGCATGATCGCGGCCAGCGCGCCCACCACCATGGAGGCGAGCGACACGAACACCACCACCTGCTGCCAGGAGGCCAGAAGATCGCCGAACGGGTCGATCATCACCCGCAGGAACAGGGCGATGGCGGCGACCTTCGGGGCGACGGCGAACAGGGCCGTCACCGGGGTCGGCGCACCTTCGTAGACGTCCGGCGTCCACATGTGGAACGGCACGGCCGAGACCTTGAAAGCCAGGCCGCAGACCAGGAACACCAGGCCGACCACCAGACCGGTCGACGGCGCCTCGCCGGTGCCGAGCACGGTGGCGAGGATCTCGAAGCTGGTGGTGCCGGTGAAGCCGTAGATCATCGAACAGCCGTACAGCAGCAGCCCCGAGCTGAGCGCGCCCAGCACGAAGTACTTCAGGCCCGCCTCGGTCGATTTCAGCGTGTCGCGCCGGATCGAGGCGACCACGTAGAGCGCCAGGCTCTGCAGCTCCAGGCCCATGTACAGCATGATCAGGTCCTTGGCGGAGACCATCAGCATCATGCCGAGCGTGGCGAACAGGATCAGCACCGGATACTCGAACCGGCCGGCCTGCTCGCGCTCCAGATAGCCGAGCGACAGGACGATCGAGAAGGCCGATCCCAACAGGATCAGGATCTTGGCGTATTGGGCGAAGCTGTCGGTGACGAACAGGCCCTGGAAGGCCAGCGCCTCGCCGCCTTTCACCACGACCAGGACGGCCGCCACCACCAGGGCGGCGATGGTCGCCCAGGACAGCATCTTGAGGCTGCCCTCGCCCTTGAACACGCCCACCATGAGCAGTGCAAGGCCGGCGATGGCCAGAAAGATCTCCGCCGAGGCCGGCGCCATGATCGGAAGGGTCGTTGCCGCGTCCATATCCGTGCTCCCGGCCGCTTTAGCGGGCCGCCAGGGCGGTGCCGGCTTCGCCGAGCGCCACCTTGTAATTCGTGATCAGGTTCTCCACCGAGGCCGACATCAGGTCGGTGAAGGTCGAAGGATAGATGCCCATCCACAGCACCAGGACGACGAGCGGCGCGAAGACCGCGATCTCCCGCGGGCTGAGATCGAGCAGCGCCTTGAGCTGCTCCTTCTCGAGCTTGCCGAAGATCACCCGGCGGTAGAGGTAGAGCATGTAGGCGGCACCCAGGACCAAGCCGGTCGCCGTGAAGGCGGCGAGCCAAGTGTTGGTCTGGAACGCGCCGGCCAGGATCAGCAGCTCGCCCACGAAGCCGGAGGTGCCGGGCAAGCCGACCGAGGCCATCATGAACAGCATGAAGATCAGCGCGTAGCGCGGCATGTTGTTGGCCAGACCGCCATAGGCGTCGATATCGCGGGTGTGCATCCGGTCGTAGACCACGCCGACGCACAGGAACAGCGCGCCCGACACGATGCCGTGGGACAGCATCTGGAAGATCGAGCCTTCCACGCCCTGGGTGGTCATGGTGAACATGCCGACCGTCACGAAGCCCATATGGGCGACCGACGAGTAGGCGATCAGCTTCTTCATGTCCTGCTGCACCAGCGCCACCAGCGAGGTGTAGATCACCGCCACCACGCTCAGGGTGTAGACCAGCGGCGCGAAATCGGCCGAGGCCTCCGGGAACATCGGGATGGAGAAGCGCAGGAAGCCGTAGCCGCCCATCTTCAGCAGCACGCCGGCCAGGATCACGGAGCCGGCGGTCGGCGCCTCCACGTGGGCGTCCGGCAGCCAGGTATGCACCGGCCACATCGGCACCTTCACCGCGAAGGAGGCGAAGAAGGCCAGCCACAGCCAGGTCTGCACGTCCGGCAGGAAGCGGGTCGCCATCAGCGTCGGGATGTCGGTGGTGCCGGCCTGCCAGTACATCGCCAGGACCGCCAGCATCATCAGCACCGAGCCGGCCAGGGTGTACAGGAAGAACTTGAAGGCGGCGTAGACCCGACGCGCCCCGCCCCACACGCCGATTATCAGGAACATCGGGATCAGGACGGCTTCGAAGAAGATGTAGAACAGGAAGATGTCCAGGGCGCAGAACATGCCCACCATCATGGTCTCCAGGACCAGGAAGGCGATCATGTACTCGCGCACCCGCTTCTGCACCGCTTCCCAGCTCGCCAGGATGCAGATCGGCGTCAGCAGGGTCGACAGCAGCACGAACCAGACCGAGATGCCGTCCACGCCCATGTGATAGGCGATCGACGAGCCCGGGATCCACTCGACCTTCTGGACCAGCTGGAACTCAGCGGTGGCCGGGTCGAAATAGGTCAGGATCAGCAGGGAGATCAGGAACACCGAGCCCGACGCCACCAGGGCCAGCCAGCGCGAGGAGCTCGCGACCTGCTCCGGGGTGCCGCGGACCGTCAGAATGAACGCCACCCCGAGCAGGGGGCCGAACGTCACGATCGTCAGAAGCCATTGTTCGAGCATCAGCTCAACCCCCGAAGGCCAGGTACCAGGAGACCAGCGCCACGACACCGATCAGCATGGCGAATGCGTAGTGATAGAGGTAACCGGTCTGCAGCCGGGCCACCTGCCCCGCGCACCAGCGGGTCATGGCACTCACGCCGTCCGGACCGAAACCGTTGATGATGGTGCCGTCGCCGGTCTTCCAGAACATCATGCCGGCCTGCCAGGAGCGCTTCACGAACAGCCAGTCGTACAGCTCGTCGAAGTACCACTTGTTCAGCAGGAACAGGTAGACCGGACGGATCGCGCTGGTGACCTTGGCCGGGATGCCCGGGTTCAGGATGTAGGCCACATAGGCCGAGGCGATGCCGATGATGCCGACCACCAGGGGCGCCAGCTTGACCCAGAGCGGCGAATGGTGGGCCGCCTCGATCACGTTGTTCTCTTCCAGGATCTTGATGGAAGAGCCCCAGAACGCGTCCATGTGGTGGCCGACGAAATACTCGTAGCCGATGAAGCCGCTGAACACCGCACCGACCGCCAGCACCAGCAGCGGGATCAGCATCACCGGCGGCGATTCATGCGCATGGTCGAAGGTGTGCTGGTCCATCCGAGGCTTGCCGTGGAAGGTCATGAACAGCAGGCGCCAGGAATAGAACGCGGTCAGCAGGGCGGCGACGATGCCGGCCCAGAAGGCGAACTCACCCGCGCCGGTATGGGCGGCGAAGGCGGACTCCAGGATCATGTCCTTGGAGTAGTAGCCGGCGAAGAACGGGATGCCGGCCAGCGCCAGGCTGCCGATCCAGAACATGGCGTAGGTCCAGGGGATCTTGCGCCAGATGCCGCCCATGTTCCGCATGTCCTGCTCGTCGTGCAGGGCATGGATCACCGAGCCGGCCGACAGGAACAGCAGCGCCTTGAAGAAGGCGTGGGTCATCAGGTGGAAGATCGCCGCCGGATAGGCCGAGACGCCGAGGGCGAAGAACATGTAGCCGAGCTGGGAACAGGTCGAATAGGCGATGACCCGCTTGATGTCGTTCTGGGTCGTGCCGACCGTCGCCGCGAAGAAGGCGGTGGCGGCACCGACGATGGTCACCACGACCAGGGCGTCGGGCGCGTATTCGAACAGCGGCGACATCCGCGCGACCAGGAACACGCCGGCGGTCACCATGGTGGCGGCGTGGATCAGCGCGGAGACCGGCGTCGGGCCTTCCATGGCGTCCGGCAGCCAGGTGTGCAGGCCGAGCTGGGCCGACTTACCCATGGCGCCGATGAACAGCAGGATGGCGATGACCGTCAGCGCGTCGACATCGGAGAACCACAGGAAGTCGAAGGTCGTGCCGGCCATTTCCGGCGCCGCGGCGAAGATCGCGTCGAAACTCACCGCATCGAACAGCAGGAAGCAGCCGAAGATGCCGAGGGCGAAGCCGAAATCGCCGACGCGGTTGACCACGAAGGCCTTGATGGCGGCGGCGTTGGCGGACGGCCGGTCATACCAGAACCCGATCAGCAGGTAGGAGGCGACACCCACGCCCTCCCAGCCGAAGAACATCTGGATCAGGTTGTCCGAGGTCAC
It includes:
- a CDS encoding NADH-quinone oxidoreductase subunit M; the protein is MLEQWLLTIVTFGPLLGVAFILTVRGTPEQVASSSRWLALVASGSVFLISLLILTYFDPATAEFQLVQKVEWIPGSSIAYHMGVDGISVWFVLLSTLLTPICILASWEAVQKRVREYMIAFLVLETMMVGMFCALDIFLFYIFFEAVLIPMFLIIGVWGGARRVYAAFKFFLYTLAGSVLMMLAVLAMYWQAGTTDIPTLMATRFLPDVQTWLWLAFFASFAVKVPMWPVHTWLPDAHVEAPTAGSVILAGVLLKMGGYGFLRFSIPMFPEASADFAPLVYTLSVVAVIYTSLVALVQQDMKKLIAYSSVAHMGFVTVGMFTMTTQGVEGSIFQMLSHGIVSGALFLCVGVVYDRMHTRDIDAYGGLANNMPRYALIFMLFMMASVGLPGTSGFVGELLILAGAFQTNTWLAAFTATGLVLGAAYMLYLYRRVIFGKLEKEQLKALLDLSPREIAVFAPLVVLVLWMGIYPSTFTDLMSASVENLITNYKVALGEAGTALAAR
- the nuoN gene encoding NADH-quinone oxidoreductase subunit NuoN, with the translated sequence MDAATTLPIMAPASAEIFLAIAGLALLMVGVFKGEGSLKMLSWATIAALVVAAVLVVVKGGEALAFQGLFVTDSFAQYAKILILLGSAFSIVLSLGYLEREQAGRFEYPVLILFATLGMMLMVSAKDLIMLYMGLELQSLALYVVASIRRDTLKSTEAGLKYFVLGALSSGLLLYGCSMIYGFTGTTSFEILATVLGTGEAPSTGLVVGLVFLVCGLAFKVSAVPFHMWTPDVYEGAPTPVTALFAVAPKVAAIALFLRVMIDPFGDLLASWQQVVVFVSLASMVVGALAAIMQTNIKRLMAYSSIGHMGYALVGLAAGTEAGVTGVMIYMATYIFMNIGTFAVILGMRRDGRLVENLSDLAGLSRTHPMMALALLIFMFSMAGIPPLAGFFGKWYVFMAAVNAGLYGLAVVGVLASVIGAFYYLRIVKIMYFDEAQQPLDGAVAGDLRLILYGSAIVTVLFFLGLSPIYDTAAAAAASLIGA
- the nuoL gene encoding NADH-quinone oxidoreductase subunit L, which translates into the protein MYAAIVFLPLIGALIAGFGNKKLGDRGAQIVTCAAMVTSAVLGVIAFWEVALNGQSQTVELFTWIDSGSFEASWALRWDTLTAVMVIVVTVVSSCVHVYSVGYMSHDPSIPRFMAYLSFFTFAMLMLVTSDNLIQMFFGWEGVGVASYLLIGFWYDRPSANAAAIKAFVVNRVGDFGFALGIFGCFLLFDAVSFDAIFAAAPEMAGTTFDFLWFSDVDALTVIAILLFIGAMGKSAQLGLHTWLPDAMEGPTPVSALIHAATMVTAGVFLVARMSPLFEYAPDALVVVTIVGAATAFFAATVGTTQNDIKRVIAYSTCSQLGYMFFALGVSAYPAAIFHLMTHAFFKALLFLSAGSVIHALHDEQDMRNMGGIWRKIPWTYAMFWIGSLALAGIPFFAGYYSKDMILESAFAAHTGAGEFAFWAGIVAALLTAFYSWRLLFMTFHGKPRMDQHTFDHAHESPPVMLIPLLVLAVGAVFSGFIGYEYFVGHHMDAFWGSSIKILEENNVIEAAHHSPLWVKLAPLVVGIIGIASAYVAYILNPGIPAKVTSAIRPVYLFLLNKWYFDELYDWLFVKRSWQAGMMFWKTGDGTIINGFGPDGVSAMTRWCAGQVARLQTGYLYHYAFAMLIGVVALVSWYLAFGG